One Falco biarmicus isolate bFalBia1 chromosome 9, bFalBia1.pri, whole genome shotgun sequence genomic region harbors:
- the POMT1 gene encoding protein O-mannosyl-transferase 1 isoform X4 has product MIGDQNLSNGGLARITQGQPLEVAYGSQITLRNVLGKPMQCWLHSHTNTYPIRYENGRGSSHQQQVTCYPFKDVNNWWIVKDPGMQQLVVSNPPRPVRHGDIVQLVHGITTRYLNTHDVAAPLSPHSQEVSCYIDYNISMPAQNLWRVEIVNRESDTDVWKTILSEVRFVHVNTSAVLKLSGASLPEWGYRQLEVVGEKLSKGYHQSMVWNVEEHRYGKSQEQKEREVELHSPTQMDISKNLSFMAKFTELQWKILTLKNEDTEHKYSSSALDWITMDTNIAYWLHPTSGAQIHLLGNVVTWASANIAAVVYMCLSLWYLIRRRRKVYDIPEGAWQLWVSAGGICVGGWAVNYLPFFLMEKTLFLYHYLPALTFQILLIPIVLQHLGDHLCRSLLLKSMFSASIVAWFSSVYFVYCTFSPVTYGEPSLSVTELKDLRWKDSWNILIRKH; this is encoded by the exons GGTGGGCTGGCTCGAATCACTCAGGGTCAGCCCTTAGAGGTGGCCTACGGCTCTCAGATTACTCTGCGGAACGTGTTGGGCAAGCCCATGCAGTGTTGGCTCCATTCTCACACGAATACTTACCCCATCAG GTACGAGAATGGCCGAGGTAGTTCCCATCAACAGCAGGTGACCTGCTACCCCTTCAAGGATGTGAACAACTGGTGGATTGTCAAAGATCCTGGAAT gcagcagctggtggtGAGTAACCCACCCCGTCCCGTCAGGCACGGAGACATCGTGCAGCTGGTCCATGGCATTACAACTCGGTACCTCAACAC GCATGATGTTGCTGCCCCTCTTAGCCCCCACTCCCAAGAAGTTTCCTGCTATATTGATTATAACATCTCCATGCCAGCCCAAAACCTCTGGAGAGTG GAAATTGTAAATCGAGAGTCTGACACAGACGTGTGGAAGACAATTCTGTCCGAAGTGAGGTTTGTTCACGTGAATACCTCTGCAGTACTAAAG CTCAGTGGAGCATCTTTACCTGAGTGGGGATACCGGCAGCTGGAGGTGGTTGGAGAGAAGCTGTCCAAAGGCTACCACCAGAGCATGGTGTGGAATGTGGAGGAGCACAGATATGGGAAAA GCCAAGAGCAAAAAGAGAGGGAAGTGGAACTCCACTCTCCCACGCAGATGGACATAAGTAAAAACCTAAGCTTCATGGCAAAGTTCACGGAACTGCAG tggaaaataCTCACgttaaaaaatgaagacacaGAACATAAGTACAGCTCCTCTGCTCTCGACTGGATCACAATGGACACGAATATTGCCTACTGGCTCCACCCGACCTCTGGT GCCCAGATCCACCTCCTTGGGAATGTTGTCACCTGGGCTTCAGCCAACATTGCTGCTGTGGTCTACATGTGCCTGTCCCTGTGGTACTTGATACGACGAAGGAGAAAGGTTTACGACATTCCCGAAG GTGCGTGGCAGCTCTGGGTGTCCGCCGGGGGGATCTGTGTTGGAGGCTGGGCTGTGAATTACCTGCCCTTCTTCCTGATGgagaaaacacttttcctgTACCACTACCTGCCTGCCCTCACATTCCAGATTCTCCTGATTCCCATCGTATTACAGCACCTTGGCGATCATCTCTGCAG GTCTTTGCTTCTCAAGAGCATGTTCAGTGCATCGATCGTAGCCTGGTTCTCTTCGGTTTATTTTGTCTATTGCACGTTCAGCCCTGTGACCTACGGGGAGCCCTCGCTGTCCGTTACTGAACTCAAGGACTTGCGCTGGAAGGACAGCTGGAACATCCTTATCCGAAAACACTAA
- the POMT1 gene encoding protein O-mannosyl-transferase 1 isoform X3 → MIGDQNLSNVSLMWHFLARGLALIIIPVSMYLSFFYVHLTLLYRSGPHDQIMTSAFQASLEGGLARITQGQPLEVAYGSQITLRNVLGKPMQCWLHSHTNTYPIRYENGRGSSHQQQVTCYPFKDVNNWWIVKDPGMQQLVVSNPPRPVRHGDIVQLVHGITTRYLNTHDVAAPLSPHSQEVSCYIDYNISMPAQNLWRVEIVNRESDTDVWKTILSEVRFVHVNTSAVLKLSGASLPEWGYRQLEVVGEKLSKGYHQSMVWNVEEHRYGKSQEQKEREVELHSPTQMDISKNLSFMAKFTELQWKILTLKNEDTEHKYSSSALDWITMDTNIAYWLHPTSGAQIHLLGNVVTWASANIAAVVYMCLSLWYLIRRRRKVYDIPEGAWQLWVSAGGICVGGWAVNYLPFFLMEKTLFLYHYLPALTFQILLIPIVLQHLGDHLCRSLLLKSMFSASIVAWFSSVYFVYCTFSPVTYGEPSLSVTELKDLRWKDSWNILIRKH, encoded by the exons GTTTCCTTGATGTGGCATTTTCTAGCTAGGGGACTGGCCCTCATCATCATCCCAGTGTCAATGTACCTGTCCTTCTTCTATGTTCACTTGACTTTGCTGTATCGCTCTGGGCCTCATGACCAGATTATGACAAGTGCTTTCCAAGCCAGCTTAGAG GGTGGGCTGGCTCGAATCACTCAGGGTCAGCCCTTAGAGGTGGCCTACGGCTCTCAGATTACTCTGCGGAACGTGTTGGGCAAGCCCATGCAGTGTTGGCTCCATTCTCACACGAATACTTACCCCATCAG GTACGAGAATGGCCGAGGTAGTTCCCATCAACAGCAGGTGACCTGCTACCCCTTCAAGGATGTGAACAACTGGTGGATTGTCAAAGATCCTGGAAT gcagcagctggtggtGAGTAACCCACCCCGTCCCGTCAGGCACGGAGACATCGTGCAGCTGGTCCATGGCATTACAACTCGGTACCTCAACAC GCATGATGTTGCTGCCCCTCTTAGCCCCCACTCCCAAGAAGTTTCCTGCTATATTGATTATAACATCTCCATGCCAGCCCAAAACCTCTGGAGAGTG GAAATTGTAAATCGAGAGTCTGACACAGACGTGTGGAAGACAATTCTGTCCGAAGTGAGGTTTGTTCACGTGAATACCTCTGCAGTACTAAAG CTCAGTGGAGCATCTTTACCTGAGTGGGGATACCGGCAGCTGGAGGTGGTTGGAGAGAAGCTGTCCAAAGGCTACCACCAGAGCATGGTGTGGAATGTGGAGGAGCACAGATATGGGAAAA GCCAAGAGCAAAAAGAGAGGGAAGTGGAACTCCACTCTCCCACGCAGATGGACATAAGTAAAAACCTAAGCTTCATGGCAAAGTTCACGGAACTGCAG tggaaaataCTCACgttaaaaaatgaagacacaGAACATAAGTACAGCTCCTCTGCTCTCGACTGGATCACAATGGACACGAATATTGCCTACTGGCTCCACCCGACCTCTGGT GCCCAGATCCACCTCCTTGGGAATGTTGTCACCTGGGCTTCAGCCAACATTGCTGCTGTGGTCTACATGTGCCTGTCCCTGTGGTACTTGATACGACGAAGGAGAAAGGTTTACGACATTCCCGAAG GTGCGTGGCAGCTCTGGGTGTCCGCCGGGGGGATCTGTGTTGGAGGCTGGGCTGTGAATTACCTGCCCTTCTTCCTGATGgagaaaacacttttcctgTACCACTACCTGCCTGCCCTCACATTCCAGATTCTCCTGATTCCCATCGTATTACAGCACCTTGGCGATCATCTCTGCAG GTCTTTGCTTCTCAAGAGCATGTTCAGTGCATCGATCGTAGCCTGGTTCTCTTCGGTTTATTTTGTCTATTGCACGTTCAGCCCTGTGACCTACGGGGAGCCCTCGCTGTCCGTTACTGAACTCAAGGACTTGCGCTGGAAGGACAGCTGGAACATCCTTATCCGAAAACACTAA